Below is a genomic region from Pirellulaceae bacterium.
TGGTGGTTAAGTTTAAACGGCGGTCGTGATCTACTTATGGAGAGCTGAATGTCATCCTTAACAACTGCAAGGCTGCGGACCTGGGTTACGGTTGCCATGGTGTTGGTGCTCGTGGGTTCGTTAGCCTTATGGTCGTTTCACCGTGACCTCCTACCCCATACGATTCGCATCGCAACCGGGGAACGTAGCGGGCTTTATTACAAAATTGGCGATGCGATTCAGGGACCCGTCGAACATCAGACGCGGCGCTCGGTCACCCTGAGTGAAACGCGTGGATCGGATGAGAATTATCAACAATTGGTGAATGGCGAGGTGGATTTAGCAATCGTTCAGGGCGGCGCCGCACCGCTTGAAGACCTCAGCGTGGTGACACCCTTGTTTCGAGAATATGTTTTCGTGATTGTGCGTCGAGAAAGTGGCATCAGCAGCGTTTGGGAGCTAACGGGACGAAAAGTCTTACTTGGCCAACGCGGCTCAGGCAGTCGGGTTGCTGCCGTCAAAGTGCTCCACCATTTTGGGATCGATGTTGCTGATTTGCACGCTGACAACGCACGTTCCCTCCGTGTCTTGGAAACCGACGAGACGGTCGATGCGGCGATCGTCACCGCTGGCATTGAACATCCCCAACTCAAGAAGATTCTGGCGTCGAATGAATTTGATCTTTTGCCGATTGAAAGCGCGCCAGCCATGGGGATGGTGCATCCATTCCTACGCAAAGTTGAGGTCCCGCGAGGGTTGTTTGCGGAGCACCCATCGATGCCACCCGTCCCGATACCGACGATTGCGACGACGGCTTATCTTGTTTGTCAAAATAATGCTCCAGCTGAG
It encodes:
- a CDS encoding TAXI family TRAP transporter solute-binding subunit, which encodes MSSLTTARLRTWVTVAMVLVLVGSLALWSFHRDLLPHTIRIATGERSGLYYKIGDAIQGPVEHQTRRSVTLSETRGSDENYQQLVNGEVDLAIVQGGAAPLEDLSVVTPLFREYVFVIVRRESGISSVWELTGRKVLLGQRGSGSRVAAVKVLHHFGIDVADLHADNARSLRVLETDETVDAAIVTAGIEHPQLKKILASNEFDLLPIESAPAMGMVHPFLRKVEVPRGLFAEHPSMPPVPIPTIATTAYLVCQNNAPAELVDAALRSIHEENLRLKVPTLIERQDASQWTPTRMHPIAQRYFNPADNFGMMANVMESLAATKELLFALGAGIYLIWIRWRRMEERELQEIMEHQKEHLDRFLNQTLQIERAQIKSDDVEELQGYMAAVTEIKLKALQELTEEELRGDQAFSIFLDQCSNLIGKIQMKMLGLTSEN